A stretch of the Chanos chanos chromosome 1, fChaCha1.1, whole genome shotgun sequence genome encodes the following:
- the c1h11orf24 gene encoding uncharacterized protein C11orf24 homolog, translating into MNIQNLLAQLSILWALVLPCLAHPVSSQAIQDLQDCAMCAANKNCDEVLSPSEKFICILKHCHGNASCKNISLDELSRTKRELDSAEKPPSTTKSLLTSSLAAIVASQTSHVTATVDVGNHSTLHPTTAVPAATVYQTTAEPLDSKVTVKKTVTTATTKMQNKTTVPITKTSTTTIPTTAAKENTSTTPAKTVPATTLKQNTRTIPTTAIPTTAILTTTPTTIPTTAIPTTIPAITSRTTASTAQTAPPNSSITTSPKLPTTASSMSSVPKTMPTTAPTVQKTSKSPDEGNSSVTGGTLPGDHGKTNKTSIDAAAGPLTSRLIDTSTLLALLLFGLLFFVVTVVLFVTQAYESYKKKDYTQVDYLINGMYSDSGV; encoded by the exons ATGAACATCCAAAATCTCCTGGCCCAACTGTCCATCCTGTGGGCCCTCGTGTTACCATGTCTGGCACACCCAGTGTCATCGCAGGCCATCCAAGACCTTCAGGACTGTGCTATGT GTGCTGCCAACAAAAACTGTGATGaagttctctctccctccgaaAAATTCATCTGTATCCTCAAACACTGCCACGGTAATGCTTCCTGTAAAAACATCTCTCTTGATGAGCTTTCAAGAACGAAACGAG AGTTGGATAGTGCTGAGAAACCACCAAGTACCACCAAGAGTCTTCTGACAAGCAGCTTGGCTGCTATAGTGGCAAGCCAGACATCACATGTTACAGCTACAGTGGATGTTGGAAACCATAGCACTTTGCATCCCACCACAGCGGTGCCAGCAGCTACTGTGTACCAGACAACTGCTGAACCGTTAGATTCAAAAGTGACAGTGAAGAAAACCGTAACCACAGCGActacaaaaatgcaaaataaaaccaCCGTACCAATAACCAAAACATCAACAACGACCATACCAACCACTGCTGCCAAGGAAAATACATCCACCACACCAGCAAAGACCGTACCAGCCACTACTCTCAAGCAAAATACACGCACCATACCGACAACCGCCATACCGACAACCGCCATACTGACAACCACCCCAACCACCATACCGACAACCGCCATACCAACAACCATCCCAGCCATAACCAGTAGAACAACAGCATCAACAGCCCAGACAGCACCACCAAACTCTTCCATAACAACATCACCTAAATTACCTACTACCGCCTCTAGCATGTCCTCAGTTCCCAAGACAATGCCAACAACAGCACCAACCGTGCAGAAGACCTCCAAATCTCCAGATGAAGGGAACAGCTCAGTGACTGGGGGCACCTTGCCGGGGGACCACGGCAAGACCAACAAAACCTCAATAGATGCTGCTGCAGGCCCTCTGACCAGTCGTCTGATTGACACCAGCACCCTGTTGGCACTGCTGTTGTTTGGCCTCCTCTTCTTTGTGGTCACTGTGGTTCTTTTTGTCACACAAGCCTATGAGAGTTACAAGAAGAAGGACTACACACAGGTAGACTATCTCATCAACGGAATGTACTCCGATTCAGGAGTGTAA